TAAACAGGATTCCAAAAAGCTGTCTAGAGAGACTGAGGTGTTTTGCCTTTTCTACATCCAAACACACAGCAAAGAGCATAGGAATGGACACTGATCTGCTGCATGAACTATTACAgctgagagcccttccagtAACAAAAGTGAGGACAAAAATACAAATGACACATGGAAGGGCTGGCATTTTTGATAAATGTGTAAGGTATTAAGTTCCTAAGAGCTGCTCATTATATGTGAGCTGCTCCCCTTCACATGTGAAAAAGAGACAGAGCACAAAGCTCCTCGTGGCCACCACGCAGGCTCAGCTGCAGGCTCGTCATTCACTGCTCCCACAACTCCAAGAGCAGAAAGGCTGATGTGGAGCCCACCTACAACCACCCCCCTTCATTCTCTCTCATTTAGAGGGGGCTCTTTGGCAACATGAAGCTTTAACTGGTTTAGTATCAAATGAAGAACCCCACTTTTGTTCCCCAGGTTCTATTTGAGGCCCTCccctctgcccacagcccagagctccagcagagaTGTCCAGTCGTTATTACTGGAGCTGTTCAAACTACAACAGCGCTTCCACTTGGGATAAAAACAGCTACCAGCACTGTTGTTGCTGCTCAGAAATACAAACAGCACTTCACTGGCACCTTCCCCTTGCCCCCTGCAGCTAAAATCCTCTCCACTGAAGCAAGaacaaagaagagaaagcagaggtgTGTAAAACCAAGCCTTACCAGAACCAGAACCGCTCTCCTTgctagacatggcacttgaagacAGTAGCTGCTGATGTACCTGTGCTTGCTGGTCTGAACTGCTGCTACTGTTTGGGACATTTTTATTCCACATATTCACATTTTTGTAGTTGTATTTGCTTGGGTCACCCCAAGCAGAAGTCCCATCATCAATTTCCATCTTGCGGCGGATGGACTCCGGGGACGGCTCCTCCCAGCCCGTGGGTTCCTCCTCCTTCACTGCTGCCGGCATCGGCCCTCCCAGCCAGCCTGACCCCGGGGGTTTGGTTGTGGCAGATGGGGCCCCCCAAGAGCCAACATCTTGTTTGTTCCATTCTGGAGAGTTGATTTGCTTTGATGAATCCCCCCAGACTTGAGGCTGGTTGGCTTTAGGAggctctccccatccctggatctgATTAGGCTTTGCAGGCTCATCCCACgctgcagagctgtttgggtttgtgttacTCCCTCCCCAGGGAGCAGAACTTGATTTACCTGGCTCATTCCAACCAGACACTGATCTGTCACTGTCACTACCTCCTGAACTGGATTTCTTTGACTCACCCCAATGGTTGCTTCTGGAATTTTCACCCCAGCTATCACTGGCAGAAACTGCCCAACTCTGGCTGGCCTTCTGTCCATCTACCCATCCCTGTTTGATCTTCTGGGAGTCATTCCAAGATGACTTTTCCTCTTTGCCACTTCCCCATGATTGATTGCTCTTGACCATTACTGTAGCAGCAGAATCTTCTTCCCACCCCCCTTGGCTGTTTGACCCTTTGGAGTCTCCCCACCTTGTGGCAGCCTttggctctccccaccctgacACAGATGAGGTATCATTATTATTCGGGCTAGGTCTATCCACACATCCCCCTGAGCTGGAAGTCTGTGTCACAGAGCCTCCCCAGGCCTCTGTCCCATTGTCAGTTTTTCGCTCCCCCCTCGGTGACGTTTCGGTGTCCCAGGCAGTGTTCTGTTTGATTGGAGTCTGTCCCCAGCCCGAGTTGGAGAGGACACGTGGGTCTAGGTCAGTTCTGGTCACTATGCTTTGGAGCAGCGCGTGCTGGTCGACCTTCCTCCTCTCACGGCTCTGCCCCTCCGCGCTCCCTCTGTCCTCGTGGCATCCAGTGCTCTCTGAACTACCCTCGCTGTCCCCTGTACCTGCCTTGGCCCAGGTGCTGCCCTGCTcaggaagctgaggagcagcagggctctgggtgctgagctcctcctcctcagcaggcTTCCAGCCGTTTGTAAACTTCCTGCTGCCGCCGCCGGCGCTCTCGCCGGAATGCTGCCCGCTGGGCGCTTTGCTCCACTCCCCGTTGGCAATGGTGGTGCTGCTGTTTTGGGCAGGGCTGCCCCATCCTCTTCGACTCCCACCAGCACCTGCACCATTTCCACTTCCCCAGGGCACATTCTGGGAGCTGCCTGGCCCTGCCTCCCACACCCCTCCTGCTTTACTCCCGTTGAGCTGAAAGTTAGTGCTGCCAGGCCCGCTGCCGCCCGGCTGCATTAGAGTTGCATTCACAGTGTCACCATTAGCTTGGCTGTTGGGGCCTGGACATTTGTCTCCAGAGTAACTAGAACCATAGGCACCCCAGGAAGTACCGTAAGAGCCACCAGTCTTGGCCTCCCCGTTGCTCAGGTGAGCCATGGAAGTGCCGTTTGGAAGCGGGGAGGCCTGGATCTGAGGGTGGTTCATTGTGCTCAAGCGCCAGGCCCCGTGCCCTGCGTTAGTGGGCAGCTCGTTCATCTGCACTGAACCAGCAGAGTTTGGTAAACTAGAGGTCATAAAGTTAGTGTTATTTGGTCCATTCATTTCAGTGTTAAGGTTTTGAGGTTGCCCACTGAATGAAACCTTCCTTGTACCATTGACTTCAGAATCGCAGCTTTCCTGAAGGCTTCCCCAGGAACCATGGGCTGAGCCACCCACCTTGGAGCTAATACTCTGACTGGTAGAGATCTGACCTATGGTACTGCACTGAATACTTGTGCCAGGATTACCACTCCCTACAGACCCTTTCAGGGCATGTCCATTGTTCTCCAATACAGGCCAGGCACCATGGTTGCCATTTGAATTCAAAGTGCTTGGATTTAACCCTCCATTTGATGGAGAGTTTATGGTGCCCCAAGCATTCATTCTATTGTTGCTACTTTCAGATTTGCTGTCAGGAGCATCCACAGAAACTTGACATGTGCTTATTATGGTTCCATGGGACAACCCCCAGGGCCCATTGATACTTCCATTGCCCACATTATTGCTGTTGCTACCAACCACAAACTTATTCTGAGAACCGTGTCCGACGCCGTTCCGAATGCCATCGCCGTCACCACCTGTGCTCCCTGAAGCCATGATCACCAGGTTCCTCTCTGAACCAGAGCTAGAGGCAGAGTCAGTGTCCATACATTCTGATGTCAGCTCTGGGTCACTGCCAGTGATTGATGGCCATGCTTCTTTGTCAGAGCCGTCTACAATAACTTTATCCCAGTTTGTGCTGGAGTCGCTATTCGAAGAGACTGGTCCCCAGTGAGAATTTTCATAATGGGATCCTAGACCGCTGTGGTTCAGATctaaagggaagaaggagaagtcCAAGGGCATTATTATAAACTTGGCATCACTACTGCACTGAGCAGaagcggggaggggaggggagaagcatAAAGATGCTAAGCCAGGAACGGTTTTGCTTCTTCTGACACTGGAGGCACTGAAGGTGCCAGAGAAAGGTCCAGCTGCTCAGCACACTGCCACACATCACCTCCAGCACTCCACACCATGCAGAGCTGCACTctcacaggcagcagcaaaatGCACCCCGAAGGTACAGTTTTTGGCCAGAGAAACAGAGGTTTTTTTACAAAGACTCTGCATCAACACATGCAAAGCATCTGCTAAAGGCTACACACATTGCAAACTAAACCCAGGTAAAACCCAAGACCTCCTGAAAGGCAGAATACAGGCAGGACACTGAAGTGACCTTGCCACCCCCATTCACAGACACTGTTTGAAGTACAGGGGGATCTGAGCTCTCTCCTTTGAGACAGCAACAGTACGACACTAACCCCCCAGAGCCACCTgaagtcctgctgctgcagaagtccAGAACTTCTCCTTTTCATTTACCCAAGCACTACCACTGCTGTCTCCATAAATAAGCTGCTCATGTCTGGAATGCATGACCTTGATGATCTAGGAGCAAACAGGCAGGAGCAAAGCAAGAAAGCTTACATTGAAGTTACCAGGGACAGACTGATGAGTACCACACCAGTTTTGGTCTATTTGTAACTAATTTGTAATCAGTATCAACATTATTCATCCTACAGTAAAAGAGAATCTTGGCAAAGTACCTGCCTCCAagagcacacagagcagggatcacccacagctcctccagcaaCCAGGCTGGTGGAAGCTTGAGAGAAGCCAAGCAATCAGTTGAGCTTCACTTGGTAACCACAAGGTGAGAAACAAGGATGCTGGTGCAGGAGTGTGCAACAGGGAGTGGGGAAAGGACCCTAATGGCAGAAACAGTGCTGCAATAGCTGCAAGTGCCTGGCAGCTCCatgggcttggagaagagaaccACAGAGCACCCTGGCAAGAGCTGGGAGTCACACCTTCAGCTGAACACAGCCCAGAACCTGCTTCTGGATGTTTTCAGTAGGACAAACCCTGCAGTACCTGAGCAATTCCAACAACCCCCAAGAGTTCAACTCTCACACTATTTTAGGGAGGCATTTAACCAAAATTGAAAGACTTGAGGTGCCTGCACTCACCAAGGAGAGCATTGACAGCACTAATGCTACCCTGGCAACCCAAAGTGTTGGTTACACAAACATACCCCAGGAACAGGAGATCAGCTTCAAAACCAAAGTACAGAGAGGGCCAAGAGCCTGGGCACCGGGTggaaagagggacagggagagtGGGTggaaagagggacagggagagagGCCACGACTCCAGGCCAGGGGCAGAAGGGACTCAAAGCCTAATTTGCACaacaagagaagagaaaaagaaacagatacTGATGGAcatcctctgcctctgcttcagAGGAGATGCAGGGTTTGTAAGGAGCCACCACAGAAACAGCACGTGGTGATTCACActcccaggcacccagagcTTTCATCCTCTCTCACACAAACCTCCTCTGACTAACATCTTCCTACTGGACAGAAATGGGAGCCTCTCCTCAGGACCATCCCCAGCTGAATCTCCACATCCCATCCATTTCTGACACACACAAGGTATTAGCTCTGACTTTAGTATCTGGCAGACCCCAAAAAACACCTTCAAAGCCAAACAATTCCAGCTGACAACATTTGGTGCACAGCAAAACAAGCCAGGAACAGCCTACTCTCAGTTTACTCCCCCAGGCTACTTAGAAGTTGCAACTCAACTTTTGCTGCTTAAATCCTGGATGTgcaccaaaaacccaaccaaaatcAAACCTGTTTACACAGAGCTGAGGATCTTCAGTGCCAGTAAGCTGCTAAGGCTGTGTCCAGCAATTTGTAATGTAGCATTTGATTGCCTTCTAGCTAGGAGTGATCCCCATAGGAGATGTCTGCAAGAAACTGAAGGGATTTTCTAAGGCGGTTGGTTTGTTCTGAAGTGCCTGCACAGAGCCTAATATAACCAGCAGGACTGAGAAGGGTAAACTAAGAAACACCTGAACCTTGTCCCCTCTGTCTCCTTTTCCAGGCCCAGCCTATCCTAGCACCACCAGAGTGGCAGTACCTTGGCCAGCTCTTGTCCCATGGCTCCTCATGAAGAAATGCATTGGAGTAAAGAAGCTTTGTAGCTTCTACTAAACAAGCTCAAAAAGCACCTCGAGTATGAAATGTCAAACCCAAACACCTGAAACCTGCTTGTtaacatcacagaattgtttgtctagggaagagaaaaaggtctTCAAGTCTCTTTGTGTCTTCTCAAGAACTGGTAGCTGTAGCTGCCTCCACAATGGCTTCCCAACTGCAAGTGTGGAACAGGAAAGGTGCCAGGACAAGGATGTGGTGTCCCTCATGCCTAACCCAGCACAAGGGGTGTTCTCCCAGAGGGAACTGTCCTGCAcacctctacctctacctctacctctacctctacctctacctctcctctctcctctcccctcccctctctcctctcctctccctcactctctgtccccatcctgtcctggAACAAGCACCCCAGCAGTGGCTAAATTCAACCCAAgtgaaaagaagagaggagagtgcaggggaggctgaaCATCAGCTCATCTCCAAGGTAAAGAGGAGAGATGCAAAATGAAATCTTCTCCTAAGCAAggtgcccagagcagcctgcaagGTCTATGGCCAGTACCACCCATGCCACAGTGCTACCTGCAGCGTTTCattccatccagcctgtccccaggccCTCAGGCAGCACATCTGCTCCAAAATGTTCACCAGCAAATGTTCTTGACAATCAAATCCAGCAAGCACCACACACAGCTGCAGGCCTCCACCCCACTGCTACcccctcagcatcacctccaCATTCACCACAGAAAGGTCCAGAACTTCCTGCACAATGCTGTGAGATGTCTCTGGTGCACAGCACAGATCCCTTCGATACCACAGAGAGAATTAAAGACACTTTGTCCTTCTAAAGCTGAGGTGTCACAGCCTAACCCATCTGCTATGGGATGAGTTGTGAGGTGACTGCAGAACACCCAAAATGTGAAGCCCAATGGAGGATGTGATGGCACaaaagaagagcagactgaggtcAGGCACTCACACAGCACATGCCAGTGAAAAACAGAAGCCAAAGAACAAACCAAATCAATTCAAACTCAGACACAGTGGTGTGCAAGATGTGAACTGCTACAGACAGGGAGAGCAAACCAAGGGTGAGATGGGAATAGCTGACCTGACTGGTTAGGGGAGTGGCTCACCAAGTCCCGAATGGGAGGCATGCCtaaaaaaaacagagagcaaGAAAGTCACAGGAGAGTCACTGCAGTGAGCTGGCACCTTGAGAACAGCCCCCAACCACTCCCTGCCTTGCagtcctagaatggctcaggttggaagggacctcagagattatctactgcaacctccccaccatgggcagggtcacctcacagctagactcagctgctcaaggcctcatccaacctggccttgaacaccccaggcaggaggaatccacaacctccctggacagcctgttccagagtctcatcaccctcatactgaagagcttctttctaaaatccagtctaaccctgctttccctcagcttcaaaccattcccccttgtcctgtctctagacaccctcatgaaaagctcctctgcagccttcctgcaggttcccttcatgtactggaaggcagctcctggagtcttcccttctccaggctgaacaaccccagctccctcagcctgccctcataacagaggtgctccaacccttggatcatccttgtggcctcctctggactggctccaacagttctgtgtccttcttatgctggacCCATGATATTCAACTAATGGAGGCACTCTTTAACCCACAGAACTACTCCCAGAAAAGCAGCTGCCTCAACTCCCAGTCCAGCCTagtggctgcagcacacagggacctgctggatcTCCCAGCCACACCAGCACAGGGTCAGGCAAAACTGGGCAGAATGGAATGCACAGATGGGACCCAGTCGAGTCAATACTGGGCTGGTGGTCACAAAAGCAGTGAAATGAAGGTTGGTGTAACCCAGAACTCTTCTGGCAGGTTTAACAGGTCATGTAAGGACTTGTTAAATGAGTAGATTTCAATCCCTAGTTGGTAGCACACAGTTTGACCAGCAAAGGATAGAGGCTGGGGAAAGCTTCATCTTGTGAGTATCTGAAAGGTTATCTCAGATGTGActatcacagagccacagaatgataggggttggaagggacatccagagacCACTCAATCCAccacccccttgccagagcaggatcacccagggcaagtcacatgggaacacatccaggagtgttctgaatgtctccagagaaagagactccacaacctctctgggcagcctgctcaaggcctccagcaccctcactaccaaacaagttcctcctcctgctcaggtggaaccctcctgggtttcagtttgcgcccactgccccttgtcctgtcattagggaccactgagaagagtctggccccatcctctggAACTCCATAATCAAACTGCTAATGCTATCCAGAAAACACAACCTGCAGCTAGAgagccaccaccacctccaacTGCTCATCTGTGCCACCAGGTGAAGTTCAGAAGTGCAGTAGCAGGACATCTCCACTAGATGCTCAAGGCACACGATGCTTCCTACAGTAAactccttgtcctggcactggacagcagtgagcagagcctggctccatcctcccaacactgccctgctcaTCTTCATCACCATGAacgagggcacccctcaggctcctctgctccaagctaaagaccctcagctccctcagcctggcctcagcaggcagatgctccactgccttcagcacctctgtggctctgtgctggactctctcaagcagttccctgaggtccttcttgacctgagtgGCCCAcggctggacacaatattccagatgtggcctccaggacagagcagaggcagaggagaacctccatggacctactcaccacagcccttctaatccaccccaggctgccattggccttcttggccacaagggcacattgctggctcatgggcatcctgttgCCCACAGGGCAAGAACAAAATGATGCAGCAAACCCCAATTAACTACTTAAAACCTCTTTCTTGGAATGAGAGAGTCCTGCCAGTGTATTACAAAAATAACACTGGAGAGCAGCATCAGAAACATTCCTGGAAGGCCATGTGGCTAAGTGTTTCCACTGCTCTGGTGACTTCACTTCAAACTCTGCTGCTCCAGGATCCAGCAAGCAAGGCAGCTCAGGAACTACAACGTGAAAGATCCAGGCTGTTTTCCAGAATTTCTTTTGAGGTGAAGGTGTTTGGTGTCCCATCCTTTGTAGTGGATAAACCAATCCTCTGGAGGAACACTGAGAACTCAGCAAAGCTTCAGAAGAAACTGTCTGTGGGAACAGCTTTGCTCATTACTGCTGTGTGCACACCAGAAACTTGGCAAGCGTGTGTCCAAACCACCACGTGTGAGCATGCTTCCAGAGCAAATCCCTTGGAAAATCCAGCTCCCTACAAagaaagggacttttttttttcccagcccaACACAGcctgcccttcttgcccccacAGATGAGCAGCACTGCATGCTGGGGCACTCACAACGACCCCTTTGAACAGATACAGTTCCTGCTCTTGGAAGGAAGAGAACACACAGCAGGCCAGGAGAATAAAGGCCAACTACAATCAAACAGGAATAAGGGGAAAGTTGGATCCATCCTGTAAGACAACCAAGCTTCAGGTAGATGAACAAAGGAAAACTCTGACCCAACAACAAAGCAATCCTGACATTCTACACAAGCTGCAACCTGGCTCTATCTCTAGGTAGGAATTACAAAACCCACCAAAGTCTTGAGATGCTGCTCAGAACATCCTGGGAAGTGCCTGAGAGACCCTTCCCTTTGAGACCTGTGCATCAAAACTGGGTGCAGGGAAGATGGTTCACACCATGACTGTGCTTGGATTGATTATTTGGATCAAGACTTGAGACTGAGAAGACAGCAGTGGTCACCTTTGAAGGCCAGAAGACTGCACGGACAGCAGCTGGCATGAACCACATGTATTGGAACAGGTGGCTCAATCCAGCTGCTGTCCATGCAGTACCCTGGCTCCAGACTGCCTACAAAAGTGCAAGAAGTTTGATTTAAATCAGACAGtagaaagaaattcctccccataagggtggtgagccactggaacaggttgcccagagaagcctggaagtgttcaaggccaggttggatgaggccttgtgcaacctgctctagcagaaggtgtccctgcccatgacaaagggattggaactggatgatctttaaggtcccttccaaccaaacccagtctatgattctgtgttggcTTCACCATCTGTACCCAGCCAGCCAAGCCTACTCTACAGCACTGCAACAGCAAGCAGCTGCCACTCTTTATGTGTCGGTATGGAACTCACAGAGAGATGGTTGAAACCATCCTGCAATGCTCATTACCAAGCTAAGGACACAGGAAAACCTCTCACCACGCTCCAGCTCAGTTTCCataccagcagctccaggaatccaaaccattccaggagagcagggatgcTGCCTCTCACCTGGCtgttttttgctgctgttgggcACTTCTCCGTTGGTCACTGGCTGCTGATTTGTGAcagtgctgcctcctgcctggccgCTGAGTACCTTCGGAGTGGATCCCAGGTTTGCAGCGatgcctggcagctgctgccctctctTCAGAAGCTGTTTCTGTTCCTGGTGTCGAAATCGAGGTGGCACTTCCCGAGGAGGGTACCGAGGcgagggctgctgctggctgctggctggggccCGCTTGGCATTATTGTTGGTGCTGGTTACTGGGGAAGTGCCGGCAGAGGTGACGGGCTGAGGCTGGCTTGAGCTTGTCTTGGTTTGTTCTGGCACTGCCCCCACccccaggaaaaagaaaaagttggaCAAAGTTATTCAGGAGAACAGCAACTTCAACATTCAGAACTCAGAGGCTAAGTCAAAACTCCAG
This DNA window, taken from Indicator indicator isolate 239-I01 chromosome 22, UM_Iind_1.1, whole genome shotgun sequence, encodes the following:
- the TNRC6A gene encoding trinucleotide repeat-containing gene 6A protein, with product MELGVFFNPAPVLFLALCCITVDMETNTTFCSRELEAKATKEVERKLSRDLVQEEEEQLMEERKKRKEDKKKKEAAQKKAIEQKIKVPEQTKTSSSQPQPVTSAGTSPVTSTNNNAKRAPASSQQQPSPRYPPREVPPRFRHQEQKQLLKRGQQLPGIAANLGSTPKVLSGQAGGSTVTNQQPVTNGEVPNSSKKQPGMPPIRDLVSHSPNQSDLNHSGLGSHYENSHWGPVSSNSDSSTNWDKVIVDGSDKEAWPSITGSDPELTSECMDTDSASSSGSERNLVIMASGSTGGDGDGIRNGVGHGSQNKFVVGSNSNNVGNGSINGPWGLSHGTIISTCQVSVDAPDSKSESSNNRMNAWGTINSPSNGGLNPSTLNSNGNHGAWPVLENNGHALKGSVGSGNPGTSIQCSTIGQISTSQSISSKVGGSAHGSWGSLQESCDSEVNGTRKVSFSGQPQNLNTEMNGPNNTNFMTSSLPNSAGSVQMNELPTNAGHGAWRLSTMNHPQIQASPLPNGTSMAHLSNGEAKTGGSYGTSWGAYGSSYSGDKCPGPNSQANGDTVNATLMQPGGSGPGSTNFQLNGSKAGGVWEAGPGSSQNVPWGSGNGAGAGGSRRGWGSPAQNSSTTIANGEWSKAPSGQHSGESAGGGSRKFTNGWKPAEEEELSTQSPAAPQLPEQGSTWAKAGTGDSEGSSESTGCHEDRGSAEGQSRERRKVDQHALLQSIVTRTDLDPRVLSNSGWGQTPIKQNTAWDTETSPRGERKTDNGTEAWGGSVTQTSSSGGCVDRPSPNNNDTSSVSGWGEPKAATRWGDSKGSNSQGGWEEDSAATVMVKSNQSWGSGKEEKSSWNDSQKIKQGWVDGQKASQSWAVSASDSWGENSRSNHWGESKKSSSGGSDSDRSVSGWNEPGKSSSAPWGGSNTNPNSSAAWDEPAKPNQIQGWGEPPKANQPQVWGDSSKQINSPEWNKQDVGSWGAPSATTKPPGSGWLGGPMPAAVKEEEPTGWEEPSPESIRRKMEIDDGTSAWGDPSKYNYKNVNMWNKNVPNSSSSSDQQAQVHQQLLSSSAMSSKESGSGSGWGEPSTPATTVDNGTSAWGKPMDTGTSWGEPISDAAGTSGWGNASLGQQASNKPGPKSMQDSWCGDDMPLTGSRQTSWEEEEDVEIGMWNSSSSQEANPSLNWPPYMKKMPTKGMMKGGNKHDETWINPFLKQFTNLSFSRESPEETIQSNKMDMSGGLLQEKRLELEKHGLGAGDYNRVVGKGPGSRPQVPKESSMERGPYFDKDGIVADESQNLQFMSNQNLKLPPSNNALPNQALGSLAGLGMQNLNSVRQNGNPSMFGVGNIAAQPRSMQQPPAQPLNSSQPNPRAQVPPPLLSPQVPVSLLKYAPNNGGLSPLFGPQQVAMLNQLSQLNQLSQISQLQRLLAQQQKAQSRSMPSGGRQQQEQQGRSLSMQQQMMQQSRQLDPNLLMKQQTPPSQQQSLHQPSMKSFLENVLPHATPELQKGSSPINAFSSFPIGMNSNLNVNLDMSSIKEPQSRLRKWTTVDSISVNTSLEQNSSKHGAISSGFRLEESPFVPYDFMNSSNSPASPPGSIGDGWPRAKSPNGSSSVNWPPEFRPGEPWKGYPNIDPETDPYVTPGSVINNLSINTVREVDHLRDRNSGSSSSLNTTLPSTSAWSSIRASNYNVSLSSTAQSTSVARNSDSKSTWSPGSVTNTSLAHELWKVPLPPKSITAPSRPPPGLTGQKPPLSTWDNSLRLGGGWGNSDARYTPGSSWGESSSGRITNWLVLKNLTPQIDGSTLRTLCMQHGPLITFHLNLPHGNALVRYSSKEEVVKAQKSLHMCVLGNTTILAEFASEEEISRFFAQGQSLTPSPGWQSLGSSQSRLGSIDGSHSFSNRNDLNHWNGAGLSGTSSGDLHGTSLWGSPNYSTSLWGTPSSSDTRGISSPSPINAFLSVDHLGGGGESM